The DNA region CTTTGGCTCTGCGGGCAACGGGAAGAAGATCTGAAAGACGAGCGCCGCTGCAACGGCTGCCGCAATGCCGCCACCGAAGAATCCGATGACATCTCGAAGCAATGGGCGGTTCAAATTCACAGTGCGCGTTGGATGAGGTCTAGACAGTATGGCTTTCGTTGAAGGTGGAAGGGGTGTCTGCTCTCCGGTGCAAACGTGGGTTGCGCCGCGGGAGCAGCGCCGAGCCACTAGTTGTGGGACTCACGCCCCCGACAACCAAGATACGAAGAGCAGCCACCATGAAGACCTATCTACTCCGCCAAGCCCCGCCCGTCCAGCGCCAATCGCGCCCCGGTTCCACTGCGGCAGCGGAATCCCCGGCACGGCGATTGATTCATCACGGAATTCTGGGAACGCAGGGTTGCCGAGCCTGCAAGGCTGCCTTGGGGCAGGCGGCTTTGACCCCGCCGCGCTAACGGCGGGCGAGGAGGTGTTGCATCTGGCCCCAGATGGCGGCGCGGACGTCGTCCACGGTGCCGCCGGCGTTGATGAGGTGGACGCGATTGGGCTCGGATTCGGCGATGGCCCGATAGCCGAGTTCGACGCGGTCGAAGAAGGCGCGGTCGCTTTCCTCAAAACGGTCACGTTGGATTTCCAACGGGAGATTGGGCTGGCGGGCGAGGCGGCGGGCTTCGCTGATTTCGGGGGCAACGTGCAGGAGCAGGGTGAGGTCCGGGCGCGTGTTGCCGACGGCGAGATCAATGACCTGGCGCACGGTGGCGAGGTTGAGTTCCCGGCCGTAACCCTGGTAGGCGATGGTGGAATCGTAGAAGCGGTCGCAGAGCACGATTTCGCCGGCGTCGAGCGCGGGGCGGATGACTTCGCGCACGAGCTGGGCGCGGCTGGCGTTCATGAGGAGCAGTTCGGCCTCGGCGGTCATCGCGTGGTTGGCGTGGCTGTGCTTGAGCGTGTGGCGGATTTCCTCGCCGATGGGCGTGCCGCCGGGCTCGCGCAGCGTCCGCACGAAGCAGCCCATGCCCCGCAGGCGTTGCGTCAGCAGGCTGACCTGCGTGGACTTGCCGCAGCCCTCGGTGCCTTCA from Verrucomicrobiia bacterium includes:
- the tmk gene encoding dTMP kinase, which produces MKGLFITFEGTEGCGKSTQVSLLTQRLRGMGCFVRTLREPGGTPIGEEIRHTLKHSHANHAMTAEAELLLMNASRAQLVREVIRPALDAGEIVLCDRFYDSTIAYQGYGRELNLATVRQVIDLAVGNTRPDLTLLLHVAPEISEARRLARQPNLPLEIQRDRFEESDRAFFDRVELGYRAIAESEPNRVHLINAGGTVDDVRAAIWGQMQHLLARR